One region of Faecalibacter bovis genomic DNA includes:
- a CDS encoding DEAD/DEAH box helicase, with amino-acid sequence MSFEKLGLSPYIAKSISKLGFLKPFEIQEQTIPSILKGKDVMGIAKTGSGKTLCFVAPLLQKIQHQQYEKSRAIKALILVPTRELAVQIEQTFAGLQEALRREVQTQAVYGGTSINPQMKNLYGTEILIATPGRLLDLMEHNAFTLDQLQYLIIDEADKMFQLGFGDEMAKILKALPAKKQSILFSATLNDKVEEIKSTLKINPEVIEVKNDDKEETIENIEQIAYKIDAETKGPFLRYLIKSQELEQVLVFVSSTRTADNLVEKLKKNKIKAMAIHSKKSQGARLDNLEDFKLGDIRVLVATDLIGRGIHIEGLPTVINYELPRSPLDYVHRIGRTGRANKTGKAITLLTEEDLHHFKVIQKKMGKQVEIKSTDDVNLHGY; translated from the coding sequence ATGTCGTTCGAAAAATTAGGATTATCACCATATATCGCAAAATCAATTTCTAAACTTGGATTTTTAAAACCTTTCGAAATTCAGGAACAAACTATTCCTTCTATTTTAAAAGGAAAAGACGTCATGGGAATTGCAAAAACTGGTTCAGGTAAAACTTTATGTTTTGTAGCTCCTTTATTACAAAAAATTCAGCATCAACAGTACGAAAAATCAAGAGCAATCAAAGCTTTAATTTTAGTTCCAACGCGTGAATTAGCGGTACAAATTGAACAAACTTTTGCAGGATTACAAGAAGCTTTACGTCGCGAAGTACAGACACAAGCAGTTTACGGAGGAACTTCGATTAATCCACAAATGAAAAATTTATATGGAACTGAAATCTTAATTGCAACGCCTGGTCGATTATTAGATTTAATGGAGCACAATGCATTTACATTAGATCAATTACAATATTTAATTATTGACGAAGCTGATAAAATGTTTCAATTAGGTTTTGGCGATGAAATGGCTAAAATTTTAAAAGCTTTACCAGCAAAAAAACAATCTATTTTATTTTCGGCAACTTTAAATGATAAGGTAGAAGAAATTAAATCTACTTTAAAAATTAATCCTGAAGTTATCGAAGTTAAAAACGATGACAAAGAAGAAACGATAGAAAATATCGAACAAATAGCTTATAAAATTGATGCAGAAACGAAAGGTCCATTTTTACGCTATTTAATTAAATCGCAAGAATTAGAACAAGTTTTAGTGTTTGTTTCTTCTACGCGTACTGCGGATAATTTGGTTGAAAAATTAAAGAAAAATAAAATCAAAGCAATGGCAATTCACTCTAAAAAATCACAGGGTGCCAGATTGGATAATTTAGAAGATTTTAAATTAGGCGATATTCGTGTTTTGGTTGCCACAGATTTAATTGGTCGTGGTATTCACATAGAAGGTTTACCAACAGTTATTAATTACGAATTACCACGTTCGCCATTAGATTATGTTCACCGTATTGGTCGTACAGGTCGTGCAAATAAAACTGGTAAAGCAATTACATTGTTAACAGAAGAAGATTTACACCATTTTAAAGTGATACAAAAGAAAATGGGTAAACAAGTAGAGATAAAATCGACAGACGATGTAAACTTACACGGTTACTAA
- a CDS encoding acyltransferase family protein — translation MKPPRYYSLDVFRGATVALMILVNNPGTWSFMFAPLKHADWHGCTPTDLVFPFFLFAVGNAMAFVIPRFKQQPPTEFWKKVIKRTIIIFLIGLFINWFPFLKWENNEIIFRTWQDSPESGIRIMGVLQRIAIAYFFASVIAFYFKEKIVLWISGLILVAYWMLTKLLGGIDPYSIEGFIGTRIDTQILGLAHIYKGESIPFDPEGLYSTINAIPQVLLGYLAGIFINKQGNIKWLNKALPETNQPNYRLVAGLFVLGTIALVIGYFWQLEFPYNKKIWSSSYVVHTTGLSLITIATMIWFIEILNIKNGIMKFFDVFGKNPLFIFAFSGLFPRLLGIIRIENGLNEEGQMKYISPLGWFYETICAKIPGIPEIGSFVYSLIFLGFFCALAYWLDQKKIYIKV, via the coding sequence ATGAAACCACCACGCTATTATTCTCTTGATGTGTTTCGAGGCGCAACCGTTGCTTTGATGATATTGGTCAACAATCCAGGAACTTGGAGTTTTATGTTTGCACCTTTAAAACACGCCGATTGGCACGGTTGTACACCAACTGATTTAGTTTTTCCATTCTTCTTATTTGCCGTTGGTAATGCGATGGCATTTGTAATACCACGTTTCAAGCAACAACCACCAACTGAATTTTGGAAAAAAGTTATCAAACGTACCATCATCATTTTCTTAATCGGACTTTTTATCAATTGGTTTCCTTTTTTAAAATGGGAGAATAATGAAATCATTTTTAGAACGTGGCAAGATTCGCCCGAAAGTGGAATCCGAATTATGGGTGTTTTACAACGTATTGCGATAGCCTATTTCTTCGCATCTGTAATCGCTTTTTATTTCAAAGAGAAAATAGTGTTATGGATTTCTGGCTTGATTTTAGTTGCTTATTGGATGCTCACAAAATTATTAGGCGGAATTGATCCTTATTCGATTGAAGGATTTATCGGAACCAGAATCGATACACAAATTTTAGGTTTAGCACATATTTACAAAGGCGAATCCATCCCTTTTGATCCCGAAGGTTTATACAGTACAATCAATGCGATTCCACAAGTTTTATTAGGTTATCTAGCCGGTATTTTCATCAATAAACAAGGAAATATAAAGTGGCTAAACAAAGCTTTACCTGAAACCAATCAACCGAATTATCGTTTAGTTGCAGGTTTATTTGTTTTAGGAACAATCGCTTTAGTTATTGGTTATTTTTGGCAATTAGAATTTCCGTACAATAAAAAGATTTGGAGCAGTTCGTATGTCGTTCACACCACAGGATTATCTTTAATCACCATTGCAACGATGATTTGGTTCATCGAAATTCTGAACATCAAAAATGGCATAATGAAATTCTTTGATGTTTTTGGTAAAAATCCGCTGTTCATTTTTGCATTTAGTGGATTATTTCCTCGTTTATTAGGTATAATCAGAATCGAAAATGGTTTAAATGAAGAAGGTCAAATGAAATACATTTCTCCTTTGGGTTGGTTCTACGAAACGATTTGTGCCAAAATTCCTGGAATTCCCGAAATTGGATCTTTTGTTTATTCATTAATCTTTTTAGGTTTCTTTTGCGCTTTGGCTTATTGGTTAGATCAGAAAAAGATTTATATTAAAGTTTAA
- a CDS encoding trans-sulfuration enzyme family protein, which produces MHKITAAIRTQIEQTQEREHSNPLFLTSSFCYDDAEQMRAVFADEVEANIYSRFVNPNSTELEEKMAILEGTEAAFAVASGMAAISSTFLALLKQGDTILACNSIFGSTHTVLTKYLPKFGIHHRYVSVTATEQEWENAIDDSVKMIFLETPTNPGLDIIDLEMVGKIAKKHNIIFVVDNCFATPLIQQPQQYGADLIIHSGTKWIDGQGRVLGGIVCGTKVLIKEVYAFSRSFGPSLSPFNAWLLSKSLETLDVRMERHASNAFYLAQQLEHHPKIKWLKYPQLPSHPQHEIAMKQMKNGGALVVFNLKGGVEAGRNFLNKLKMLSLTANLGDTRSIASHPASTTHAKLTDEERMMVNITPGLIRISVGLEHRDDILADILQALED; this is translated from the coding sequence ATGCACAAAATTACCGCAGCCATTCGAACGCAAATAGAGCAAACGCAAGAACGTGAACACTCAAATCCTCTATTTTTAACAAGTAGTTTTTGTTACGATGATGCGGAACAAATGCGTGCTGTTTTTGCTGATGAGGTAGAAGCCAATATCTACAGTCGTTTTGTTAATCCCAATTCAACAGAATTAGAAGAAAAAATGGCCATTTTAGAAGGAACAGAAGCTGCATTTGCGGTTGCATCTGGAATGGCAGCAATTTCTTCTACGTTTTTGGCTTTGTTAAAACAAGGCGATACGATTTTAGCTTGTAATTCTATTTTCGGAAGTACGCACACTGTTTTAACGAAATATTTACCAAAATTCGGAATCCATCATCGTTATGTTTCGGTAACAGCGACGGAACAAGAATGGGAAAATGCAATAGATGATTCGGTAAAAATGATATTCTTAGAAACGCCTACTAATCCAGGTTTAGATATTATTGATTTGGAAATGGTTGGAAAAATTGCAAAAAAACATAACATTATTTTTGTAGTGGATAATTGTTTTGCAACACCTTTAATTCAGCAACCGCAACAATACGGTGCAGATTTGATTATTCATTCAGGTACAAAATGGATTGATGGTCAAGGTCGTGTTTTGGGTGGAATTGTTTGTGGAACAAAAGTGTTGATAAAAGAGGTTTATGCGTTTAGCCGTAGTTTTGGTCCATCACTTTCCCCATTTAATGCGTGGTTGTTGTCTAAAAGTTTAGAAACCTTAGATGTTCGTATGGAACGTCACGCTTCTAATGCGTTTTATTTAGCGCAACAATTAGAACATCATCCTAAAATAAAATGGTTAAAATATCCACAATTACCTTCTCATCCTCAACATGAAATTGCAATGAAGCAAATGAAAAATGGTGGAGCTTTAGTAGTTTTTAATTTAAAGGGTGGAGTTGAAGCGGGAAGAAATTTCTTGAATAAGTTAAAAATGTTATCGCTAACTGCAAATTTAGGTGATACCAGAAGTATTGCCTCGCATCCAGCAAGTACAACGCACGCCAAACTAACAGACGAAGAACGAATGATGGTAAATATTACACCTGGTTTAATTCGAATTTCGGTTGGTTTAGAACATCGCGACGATATTTTAGCGGATATTTTACAGGCTTTAGAAGATTAA
- a CDS encoding homoserine O-acetyltransferase family protein, which produces MKQIFLSSQPFHLEMDGILPELKIAYYTYGKLNREKSNVLWICHALTASADAQDWWNGLVGEGKIFDPEKYFIVCANIIGSPYGSSNANDINPVNNEKYGIDFPFFTVRDMVKAHQLLKNYLEIDKIKLLIGGSMGGYQTLEWTITEQSAIENLFLIATSAEESAWGKAIHTAQRMAIEADPEWTKGEIGIGDKGLKSARGIGMLTYRNYQLFKNQQSDTDSEIFQNHKSSSYIKYQAQKLADRFDALSYYKLTEAMDSHQLARGRKKSVEKILNQIKIPTLVVGISSDILCPPQEQQFLANHIPNTEYYEIDSEYGHDGFLIENEKIGLKLTDWMNKKNI; this is translated from the coding sequence ATGAAACAAATTTTTCTGTCATCTCAACCTTTTCATTTAGAAATGGACGGAATTTTACCAGAATTAAAAATCGCTTATTATACATATGGAAAATTAAATCGTGAAAAATCGAACGTTTTATGGATTTGTCACGCACTTACAGCCTCAGCTGACGCTCAGGATTGGTGGAATGGATTAGTTGGAGAAGGAAAAATTTTCGATCCTGAAAAATATTTTATCGTTTGTGCCAACATTATAGGAAGTCCATATGGATCATCAAATGCAAATGATATTAATCCAGTAAATAATGAAAAATATGGGATTGATTTTCCTTTTTTTACGGTTCGTGATATGGTGAAAGCACATCAACTTTTAAAAAATTATTTAGAAATTGATAAAATTAAATTGTTGATCGGAGGAAGTATGGGCGGATACCAAACGTTGGAATGGACAATTACTGAACAATCTGCTATTGAAAATTTATTTTTGATTGCAACTTCTGCGGAAGAAAGTGCTTGGGGAAAAGCGATTCATACCGCTCAACGAATGGCTATCGAAGCGGATCCTGAATGGACAAAAGGCGAAATAGGAATTGGAGATAAAGGATTGAAATCTGCTCGAGGAATTGGAATGTTAACTTATCGTAATTATCAATTATTTAAAAATCAACAAAGTGATACTGATTCAGAAATTTTTCAGAATCATAAATCTTCAAGTTATATCAAATATCAAGCGCAAAAATTAGCTGATCGTTTTGATGCTTTATCTTATTATAAATTAACCGAGGCCATGGATTCGCATCAATTGGCAAGAGGAAGGAAAAAATCTGTTGAGAAAATTTTGAATCAAATTAAAATTCCAACATTAGTAGTGGGAATTAGTTCGGATATTTTATGTCCGCCACAAGAACAACAATTTTTAGCCAATCATATTCCGAATACTGAATATTATGAAATTGATTCAGAATATGGCCATGATGGGTTTTTGATTGAAAACGAAAAAATTGGATTAAAATTGACTGATTGGATGAATAAAAAAAATATTTAG
- the lepA gene encoding translation elongation factor 4, whose amino-acid sequence MKNIRNFCIIAHIDHGKSTLADRLLQVTNTISDRELQNQTLDDMDLERERGITIKSHAIQMEYEKDGEKYILNLIDTPGHVDFSYEVSRSIAACEGALLIVDAAQSIQAQTISNLYLALENNLEIIPVLNKIDLPSANPEEVTDDIVDLLGCDPEDVLRCSGKTGEGVLELLHTIIEKVPAPVGDPDAPLQALIFDSVYNPFRGIEAFYKVVNGQINKGDQVKFMATNKKYFADEIGTLKLNQVEKKTIKTGDVGYIISGIKDASEVKVGDTITLVDNPAAEAIDGFEEVKPMVFAGIYPVDTEDYEDLRASIEKLRLNDASLTFEAESSAALGFGFRCGFLGMLHLEIVQERLEREFGMTVITTVPNVSYEAYLEKDPEKAIHVHNPSELPDPSGLNRVEEPYIRAAIITKSEFVGPVMSLCIEKRGELQSQTYLTQHRVEMIFNMPLAEVVFDFYDRLKSISKGYASFDYAPSGMKASKLVKVDIMIHGDVVDALSALIHVDNAYNIGKKMCEKLRELIPRQQFDIPIQAAIGAKIIARETIKALRKDVTAKCYGGDISRKRKLLEKQKAGKKKMRQIGRVEVPQSAFLAVLKLND is encoded by the coding sequence ATGAAAAATATCCGTAATTTCTGTATTATCGCCCATATTGACCATGGTAAAAGTACCTTGGCCGATCGTCTATTACAAGTAACTAACACGATTTCAGACCGTGAGTTACAAAATCAAACGTTAGACGATATGGATTTGGAGCGCGAACGTGGTATCACGATTAAATCGCACGCTATCCAAATGGAATATGAAAAAGATGGTGAAAAATATATTTTAAATTTAATTGACACTCCTGGTCACGTTGATTTCTCGTACGAGGTTTCTCGTTCGATTGCAGCTTGTGAAGGAGCGTTATTAATTGTGGATGCTGCGCAAAGTATCCAAGCACAAACAATTTCTAACTTATATCTAGCTTTAGAGAATAACTTAGAAATTATTCCTGTATTAAACAAAATCGATTTACCTTCTGCAAATCCAGAAGAAGTAACTGATGATATTGTTGACTTATTAGGTTGTGATCCAGAAGACGTTTTACGTTGTTCTGGTAAAACAGGTGAAGGTGTTTTAGAATTATTACACACAATCATCGAGAAAGTTCCAGCACCAGTTGGTGATCCTGATGCACCATTACAAGCTTTAATTTTTGACTCTGTTTATAATCCTTTCCGTGGAATCGAGGCATTCTACAAAGTTGTAAATGGACAAATTAATAAAGGGGACCAAGTAAAATTCATGGCAACAAATAAAAAATATTTTGCCGATGAAATTGGAACTTTAAAATTAAACCAAGTAGAAAAGAAAACGATTAAAACTGGAGATGTTGGTTACATTATTTCTGGAATTAAAGATGCGTCTGAGGTAAAAGTTGGAGATACAATCACGTTAGTTGATAATCCTGCTGCTGAAGCAATCGATGGTTTCGAAGAAGTAAAACCAATGGTATTCGCCGGTATTTATCCTGTAGATACTGAAGATTATGAAGATTTACGTGCTTCGATTGAGAAGTTACGTTTAAATGATGCTTCTTTAACTTTTGAGGCTGAATCTTCTGCTGCTTTAGGTTTCGGTTTCCGTTGTGGATTCTTAGGAATGTTACACTTAGAAATCGTTCAAGAGCGTTTAGAGCGTGAGTTTGGTATGACAGTAATTACAACTGTACCTAACGTATCGTACGAAGCGTACTTAGAAAAAGATCCAGAAAAAGCAATTCACGTACATAATCCATCTGAATTACCAGATCCATCTGGATTAAACCGTGTAGAAGAGCCATATATTCGTGCAGCAATCATTACTAAATCTGAGTTCGTTGGACCAGTAATGAGTTTATGTATCGAAAAACGTGGAGAATTACAATCTCAAACATATCTAACGCAGCACCGTGTTGAAATGATTTTCAATATGCCTTTAGCTGAAGTTGTATTCGATTTCTATGATCGTTTAAAATCAATTTCTAAAGGATATGCTTCTTTCGATTACGCGCCTTCAGGAATGAAAGCTTCGAAATTAGTTAAAGTGGATATTATGATTCACGGAGATGTAGTTGATGCTTTATCTGCTTTAATTCACGTAGACAACGCTTACAATATTGGTAAAAAAATGTGTGAGAAATTACGCGAATTAATCCCACGTCAACAATTCGATATTCCGATCCAAGCAGCGATTGGTGCGAAAATTATTGCGCGTGAAACAATTAAAGCGTTACGTAAAGACGTTACGGCTAAATGTTACGGTGGAGATATTTCTCGTAAACGTAAATTATTAGAAAAACAAAAAGCTGGTAAGAAGAAAATGCGTCAAATTGGACGTGTAGAGGTTCCACAATCTGCCTTCTTAGCGGTATTAAAATTAAACGACTAA
- a CDS encoding DUF4260 domain-containing protein yields MKNILKLEQLTLFIVIFSIYTHLNFSWVWFAVLFFTPDLAAIGYFFGNKIGAICYNIAHNYIISILTCAIGYFYNLDTVLMVGLIITSHIAFDRILGYGLKKYDGFKFTHLGNI; encoded by the coding sequence ATGAAAAACATTTTAAAACTAGAACAACTTACTTTATTTATTGTAATATTTTCAATTTATACTCATCTCAATTTTTCATGGGTTTGGTTTGCTGTATTGTTTTTCACACCAGATTTAGCAGCTATTGGATATTTTTTCGGAAATAAAATCGGAGCTATTTGTTATAACATCGCACACAATTATATTATAAGTATTTTAACTTGTGCCATCGGCTACTTTTACAATTTAGATACCGTTTTGATGGTAGGTTTAATTATTACTTCTCATATTGCATTCGATCGTATACTAGGCTATGGATTAAAGAAATATGATGGTTTTAAATTTACTCATCTCGGAAATATATAA
- a CDS encoding serine hydrolase produces the protein MKNILFTTITLASTIAFAQNISNQKIDQVAENAMKTFDVPGMAVAVIKDGTIVHSKGYGVKSILTGEKVESSTNFGIASNSKAFTGAALAILVDEGKIKWDDKVIQHIPEFKMYNDYVTKEFTIRDLLTHRSGLGLGAGDLMVWPDGHNFTPKDIINNIQYLKPVSDFRSKYDYDNLLYIIAGEVIERVSGQSWTDFVTKRLLEPIGMTNSGANWHLVKDKKNAIAPHVPIDGKLQVIDRYTNTIFDAAAGIYSNVDDVAKWLQFNLDKGKVNGKQIISEKQMKEMITPQTLQKVATTTPYNSLFKAYGLGWQLQDFSGKLEVSHTGGLEGIVTQTIFYPQLNLGIVVLTNQQSGVAFNSVSNTIKDFYLGNPEKNWVEFYDNIMKSRTAEADGITDEVWKTVEANQKNKKLKVDTKSLIGTFKDNWFGEVEIYEKKGKLIFESKRSPQLTGEMFFYKDNTYAVKWYNRYFHADAFVFAEMKDGKLAGFKMKAISPMTDFSYDFHDLDFTRK, from the coding sequence ATGAAAAATATACTATTTACAACAATTACGTTAGCTTCTACGATTGCTTTCGCACAAAATATTTCGAATCAAAAAATTGATCAAGTTGCAGAAAATGCCATGAAAACATTTGACGTTCCTGGAATGGCTGTTGCAGTTATTAAAGATGGAACAATTGTTCATTCGAAAGGTTATGGTGTGAAATCGATTTTAACGGGAGAAAAAGTTGAATCTTCAACCAACTTCGGAATCGCATCAAATTCAAAAGCATTTACTGGAGCAGCTTTAGCTATTTTAGTTGATGAAGGAAAAATTAAATGGGATGATAAAGTCATTCAACACATTCCTGAATTCAAAATGTACAACGACTATGTGACGAAAGAATTTACGATTCGTGATTTATTAACACACCGCAGTGGATTAGGTTTAGGCGCTGGCGATTTAATGGTTTGGCCTGATGGACACAATTTCACACCAAAAGATATAATCAACAATATTCAATATCTAAAACCGGTTTCAGATTTCCGTTCGAAATATGATTACGATAATTTATTGTACATCATCGCGGGTGAAGTTATCGAAAGAGTTTCTGGTCAATCATGGACAGATTTTGTCACAAAACGTTTATTAGAACCTATCGGTATGACGAATTCTGGTGCTAATTGGCATTTGGTAAAAGATAAAAAGAATGCGATTGCGCCACACGTGCCGATTGATGGAAAATTACAAGTCATCGATCGTTACACGAATACAATTTTTGATGCCGCTGCCGGAATTTACTCCAATGTGGATGATGTTGCCAAATGGTTACAATTCAATTTAGATAAAGGAAAAGTAAACGGAAAACAAATCATTTCTGAAAAACAAATGAAAGAAATGATTACGCCACAAACATTACAAAAAGTTGCAACTACAACACCTTATAATTCATTATTCAAAGCGTATGGATTAGGATGGCAATTACAAGATTTTAGCGGAAAATTAGAAGTTTCGCACACTGGTGGATTGGAAGGAATCGTAACGCAAACTATTTTTTATCCTCAATTGAATTTAGGAATTGTCGTATTAACGAATCAGCAATCTGGCGTAGCTTTTAATTCAGTTTCAAATACCATCAAAGATTTTTATTTAGGAAATCCTGAAAAAAATTGGGTTGAATTTTATGATAACATCATGAAATCGAGAACTGCTGAAGCAGACGGAATTACAGATGAGGTTTGGAAAACTGTTGAAGCAAATCAAAAAAATAAAAAATTAAAAGTCGATACAAAATCATTAATCGGAACCTTTAAAGATAATTGGTTTGGTGAGGTAGAAATTTACGAGAAAAAAGGAAAGTTAATTTTCGAATCTAAACGTTCGCCTCAATTAACGGGAGAAATGTTTTTCTACAAAGACAATACGTATGCTGTGAAATGGTACAATCGTTATTTCCACGCCGATGCGTTTGTATTTGCTGAAATGAAAGATGGAAAATTAGCTGGATTTAAAATGAAAGCAATATCGCCAATGACTGATTTTAGTTACGATTTCCACGATTTAGATTTTACAAGAAAATAA
- a CDS encoding DMT family transporter: protein MKFKGYALGLLSSISYGLIPLFIIPVKQANFSLDTTLFYRFLFSALIVGTYLFIRKQSIKICIKQIPVLIILGLLYAISAETLFLAYDYLTPGIASTFLFIYPLIVAIIMAIFFKEKITNSVIISIGFVLAGVLLLSFKNGEFNLNPVGLGIVLISALSYGLYIITVNKSNVKELKGFTLSFYSFLFTTCYYAVKMIINKDPFLLPSYSLAFNFFTFAFVTTVVSSIALIYAIKYIGSTPTSILGAFEPVVAVAVSVILFGEDFTLSLALGILFIIVGMILNILSDKIINNTRIQ, encoded by the coding sequence ATGAAATTCAAAGGTTACGCATTAGGATTACTTTCATCCATCTCCTATGGATTAATTCCATTATTTATCATACCCGTTAAACAAGCAAATTTTTCGTTAGACACGACTTTGTTTTATCGTTTTTTATTTTCTGCTCTAATTGTAGGAACCTATTTATTTATAAGAAAACAATCGATTAAAATTTGTATAAAACAAATTCCTGTGTTAATCATTTTAGGTTTATTATATGCGATTTCTGCAGAAACACTTTTCTTAGCTTACGATTATTTGACACCAGGTATCGCCTCCACTTTTTTATTTATATATCCACTAATTGTTGCAATCATAATGGCTATTTTTTTCAAGGAAAAAATTACAAATTCTGTAATTATTTCCATTGGTTTTGTGTTAGCAGGTGTATTATTATTGAGTTTTAAAAATGGCGAATTTAATTTAAATCCAGTCGGATTAGGAATTGTTTTAATTAGTGCTTTAAGTTATGGACTATATATTATAACCGTAAATAAATCAAACGTAAAAGAATTAAAAGGATTTACGCTTAGTTTTTATTCGTTTCTATTTACAACCTGTTATTATGCGGTAAAAATGATAATCAACAAAGATCCATTTTTATTACCATCCTATTCCCTTGCATTTAATTTTTTCACGTTTGCGTTTGTAACAACCGTCGTTTCTAGTATTGCATTAATCTATGCGATAAAATACATTGGTTCTACACCTACTTCTATTTTAGGAGCTTTTGAGCCTGTAGTCGCAGTTGCTGTAAGTGTGATATTATTCGGAGAAGACTTTACTTTGAGCTTGGCTCTAGGTATTTTATTTATTATTGTTGGTATGATATTAAATATACTAAGCGATAAAATCATTAATAACACTAGAATACAATAG